The Tistrella mobilis genome window below encodes:
- a CDS encoding strawberry notch family protein has product MNMISATAAAEVAASLPPVAASATPSAIVVAAQILLSDLERGQRVDATMLRGAMETAFGGSDTAGAWDWKTAYEACEVATVLMLRKYGKPLFRKAGSAAAVLPQLSKIAGLMPTHTRRSEEAQTFQQFSTPIPLGLAASFAAAITPADRVLEPSAGTGLLAILAEIAGGSLLLNELADTRADLLSHLFPALAVTRFDAAQIDDHLDRALLPTVVLMNPPFSVMANVEGRMADAAFRHVASALARLAPGGRLVAITGANFAPDAPAWSSAYARLQERGRVVFSAAIDGSVYAKHGTTIPTRLTVIDKLPADDPTAFPTAPGVAPDVATLLGWLAEHLPARPPVDPSIAVPMAATAAPRTVRAYINRAAKAAPAVAHREPEGVPLAYETVDWKPAQAGRLSDAIYEEYGLQTIRISGACAHPTQLVQSTSMASVAPPKPSYRPMLPADVLGLLSDAQLETVIYAGEAHSDFLAGAWTVDDTFDKLSAAAEDASGAVRLRQGFMIGDGTGVGKGRESAAIILDNWLQGRRKAVWISKSDKLIEDAQRDWGALGMERLLVTPLSRFPQGKPITLNEGILFLTYATLRSDDRGERVSRVRQIVEWFGSDADGVIIFDEAHQMQNAAGGKGERGDVAASQQGRAGLRLQHALPNARIVYVSATGATTVHNLAYAQRLGLWGGEDFPFATRAEFVEAIEAGGVAAMEVLARDLRALGLYTARSLSFAGVEYELVEHELTPQQVRIYDAYAAAFAIIHNNLDAAMQAANITGGGEGGSGTLNRQAKSAARSAFESAKQRFFGHLLCSMKAPTLLRSIAADLEAGHSAVIQIVSTGEALMERRLAELPTEEWNDVRVDITPREYVLDYLAHSFPVQLYEPFTDSEGNLSSRPVYRDGLPVESREAVARRDALIAKLASLPPVPGALDQLVQHFGTDMVAEVTGRSRRIVRKPGGSVTVDRLVVETRAGAANLAETQAFMDDQKRVLVFSDAGGTGRSYHAEKSAKNTRLRVHYLLEAGWKADTAIQGLGRTHRTNQAQPPLFRPISTNVKAEKRFLSTIARRLDTLGAITRGQRQTGGQGLFRPEDNLESPYARDALRQLYFLLVRGKVEGCSLDRFEQATGLKLMDSNGLKDELPPITTFLNRLLALTIELQGVLFTAFEGLLTARIEGAIASGTYDAGLETLRAESFVVVDRQTIYTHPRTGAETSLLTINERRRNRPVTLDAALAELADPRAKLLVNERSGRAAVQIPASSVMLDDGEIDRRVRLIRPTEAHNIPIRLMGGTHWAEADRDAFASAWEAEIAEVPEFTDARLHMVTGLLLPIWKRLPNDSTRVYRLQTDDGERIIGRQVSPAWAATATTTGAASIAPDDAFAALMDGRTILDLAEGLQLRRVRVMGANRIELSGFDDTMRERLTAYGLFHEIISWKLRMFVPSDASGPDVLARVLDRWPVERIGEREAA; this is encoded by the coding sequence ATGAACATGATATCCGCAACCGCGGCCGCCGAGGTCGCCGCATCGCTTCCGCCCGTCGCTGCGTCCGCCACGCCCTCGGCGATCGTCGTTGCCGCGCAGATCCTCCTTTCTGACCTCGAACGCGGCCAGCGCGTCGACGCCACCATGCTGCGCGGCGCGATGGAAACCGCCTTCGGCGGCTCCGACACTGCCGGCGCCTGGGACTGGAAGACCGCCTACGAAGCCTGCGAGGTCGCGACCGTCCTCATGCTGCGCAAATACGGAAAGCCGCTTTTCCGCAAGGCCGGCTCCGCCGCCGCGGTCCTGCCGCAGCTTTCCAAGATCGCCGGCCTGATGCCGACGCATACGCGCCGCTCCGAGGAGGCGCAGACCTTCCAGCAGTTCTCCACCCCGATCCCGCTCGGCCTGGCAGCCTCGTTCGCCGCAGCCATCACGCCGGCCGACCGCGTGCTGGAGCCCTCGGCCGGAACCGGGCTTCTCGCCATCCTGGCCGAGATCGCCGGCGGCTCGCTCCTGCTCAACGAGCTGGCCGACACCCGCGCCGATCTTCTCTCCCACCTCTTTCCGGCCCTTGCCGTCACGCGCTTCGACGCGGCCCAGATCGACGATCACCTCGACCGGGCTCTCCTTCCGACCGTCGTTCTCATGAACCCGCCTTTTTCGGTGATGGCGAATGTCGAGGGCCGCATGGCCGACGCCGCCTTCCGCCATGTCGCCTCGGCGCTGGCGCGCCTTGCGCCCGGCGGCCGGCTGGTGGCGATCACCGGGGCGAATTTCGCGCCGGACGCACCGGCCTGGTCCTCGGCCTATGCCCGTCTGCAGGAACGCGGCCGCGTCGTCTTCTCCGCCGCGATCGACGGGTCGGTCTATGCCAAGCACGGCACGACCATCCCGACGCGGCTCACCGTCATCGACAAGCTGCCGGCGGACGATCCGACCGCGTTCCCGACCGCGCCCGGCGTCGCGCCGGACGTCGCCACGCTTCTCGGATGGCTGGCCGAGCATCTCCCGGCCCGCCCGCCGGTCGACCCTTCCATCGCCGTGCCCATGGCCGCGACCGCCGCGCCCCGGACCGTGCGCGCCTATATCAACCGGGCGGCGAAGGCCGCGCCGGCTGTGGCGCATCGCGAGCCGGAGGGCGTTCCGCTCGCCTATGAGACGGTCGACTGGAAGCCTGCCCAGGCCGGTCGCCTGTCGGATGCGATCTATGAGGAATACGGTCTCCAGACCATCCGGATTTCCGGGGCTTGCGCGCATCCCACCCAGCTCGTCCAGTCGACGTCGATGGCGAGCGTCGCCCCGCCGAAGCCGAGCTATCGCCCGATGCTGCCGGCGGACGTGCTCGGCCTGCTGTCGGACGCGCAGCTCGAAACGGTGATCTATGCCGGCGAGGCGCATTCCGACTTCCTCGCCGGCGCATGGACGGTCGACGACACCTTCGACAAGCTGAGCGCCGCGGCCGAGGACGCCAGCGGCGCCGTCCGCCTCCGCCAGGGCTTCATGATCGGCGACGGCACCGGCGTCGGCAAGGGACGCGAGTCGGCCGCGATCATCCTCGACAACTGGCTGCAAGGAAGGCGCAAGGCGGTCTGGATATCGAAGTCCGACAAGCTGATCGAGGACGCGCAGCGCGATTGGGGCGCGCTCGGCATGGAGCGCCTGCTGGTCACGCCGCTGTCGCGGTTCCCGCAGGGCAAGCCGATCACGCTGAACGAGGGCATCCTATTTCTAACCTATGCCACGCTGCGCTCCGACGACCGCGGAGAGAGGGTTTCGCGCGTCCGGCAAATCGTCGAATGGTTTGGCTCCGACGCCGATGGAGTGATCATTTTCGACGAGGCGCACCAGATGCAGAACGCCGCTGGCGGCAAGGGAGAACGCGGTGACGTTGCCGCCTCGCAGCAGGGTCGCGCCGGGCTGCGCCTCCAGCATGCGCTGCCGAACGCGCGCATCGTCTATGTCTCCGCCACCGGCGCGACCACCGTCCACAATCTCGCCTATGCGCAGCGGCTCGGCCTGTGGGGCGGCGAGGATTTCCCCTTCGCCACGCGCGCGGAGTTCGTCGAGGCGATCGAGGCCGGCGGCGTGGCGGCGATGGAGGTGCTTGCCCGCGACCTGCGCGCCCTCGGCCTCTACACCGCCCGCTCGCTCTCCTTCGCCGGCGTCGAATACGAGCTGGTCGAGCATGAGCTGACGCCCCAGCAGGTCCGCATCTACGACGCCTATGCCGCCGCCTTCGCCATCATCCATAACAATCTGGATGCGGCGATGCAGGCCGCCAACATCACCGGCGGCGGCGAAGGCGGCTCCGGCACGCTGAACAGGCAGGCGAAATCCGCCGCCCGCTCGGCCTTCGAAAGCGCCAAGCAGCGCTTCTTTGGCCATTTGTTATGCAGCATGAAAGCGCCGACCCTGCTGCGCTCGATCGCCGCCGATCTGGAGGCGGGCCATTCGGCCGTCATCCAGATCGTCTCGACCGGCGAGGCGCTGATGGAACGGCGGCTGGCGGAGCTGCCGACCGAGGAGTGGAACGACGTCCGCGTCGACATCACGCCGCGCGAATACGTCCTCGACTATCTCGCCCATTCCTTCCCGGTCCAGCTCTACGAGCCGTTCACGGACTCGGAGGGCAATCTGTCGTCGCGCCCGGTCTATCGCGACGGCCTGCCGGTCGAAAGCCGCGAGGCCGTCGCCCGACGCGACGCGCTGATCGCCAAGCTCGCCAGCCTGCCGCCGGTTCCCGGCGCGCTCGACCAGCTCGTCCAGCATTTCGGGACGGACATGGTTGCCGAGGTGACGGGCCGCTCGCGGCGCATCGTGCGCAAGCCCGGCGGCAGCGTCACCGTCGACCGTCTCGTCGTCGAGACGCGCGCAGGCGCCGCCAATCTCGCCGAGACACAGGCGTTCATGGACGATCAGAAGCGCGTGCTCGTCTTCTCCGACGCCGGCGGCACCGGCCGCAGCTACCATGCGGAGAAGTCGGCGAAGAACACGCGGCTGCGCGTCCACTATCTGCTCGAGGCGGGCTGGAAGGCGGACACCGCCATTCAGGGCCTCGGCCGGACGCACCGCACCAATCAGGCACAACCGCCGCTCTTCCGGCCGATCTCGACGAATGTGAAGGCGGAGAAGCGCTTCCTGAGCACGATCGCACGCCGCCTCGACACGCTGGGCGCGATCACGCGCGGCCAGCGCCAGACCGGCGGCCAGGGCCTGTTCCGGCCCGAGGACAATCTGGAGAGCCCCTACGCCCGCGACGCGCTGCGTCAGCTTTATTTCCTGCTGGTGCGCGGCAAGGTCGAGGGATGCTCGCTCGACCGCTTCGAGCAGGCCACCGGGCTGAAGCTGATGGACTCGAACGGCCTCAAGGACGAGCTGCCGCCGATCACGACCTTCCTGAACAGGCTGCTGGCGCTGACGATCGAGCTTCAAGGCGTGCTGTTCACCGCCTTTGAAGGGCTGCTGACGGCCCGCATCGAAGGTGCCATCGCGTCCGGCACCTATGACGCCGGGCTGGAGACCCTGCGCGCCGAAAGCTTCGTCGTCGTCGATCGCCAGACGATCTACACCCACCCCCGCACCGGCGCGGAAACCAGCCTGCTCACGATCAACGAACGCAGGCGCAACCGGCCGGTGACGCTCGACGCAGCTCTTGCCGAACTTGCCGATCCGCGCGCGAAGCTGCTCGTCAACGAGCGCTCCGGCCGGGCCGCCGTGCAGATACCAGCGAGCAGCGTCATGCTCGACGACGGCGAGATCGACCGCCGTGTCCGCCTGATCCGCCCGACCGAGGCGCACAACATCCCGATCCGCCTCATGGGCGGGACGCACTGGGCCGAAGCCGACCGGGATGCCTTCGCATCGGCCTGGGAAGCCGAGATCGCCGAGGTGCCGGAGTTCACCGATGCGAGGCTTCACATGGTTACGGGCTTGCTGTTGCCGATCTGGAAGCGCCTGCCCAACGACTCGACGCGCGTCTATCGGCTCCAGACGGACGATGGCGAGCGCATCATCGGCCGGCAGGTCTCTCCGGCCTGGGCCGCAACCGCGACCACGACCGGCGCCGCGTCGATCGCGCCCGACGACGCCTTCGCCGCCTTGATGGACGGCCGCACCATCCTCGACCTCGCCGAGGGCCTTCAGCTTCGCCGGGTGCGCGTCATGGGCGCGAACCGCATCGAACTGTCGGGCTTCGACGACACGATGCGCGAGCGCCTGACGGCTTACGGGCTGTTCCACGAGATCATCTCGTGGAAGCTGCGCATGTTCGTGCCGAGCGACGCCAGCGGCCCGGACGTGCTTGCCAGGGTGCTCGATCGCTGGCCGGTCGAGCGCATCGGCGAGCGGGAGGCGGCGTGA
- a CDS encoding antirestriction protein has translation MTLQATARQTATIVADDCRETFLPTLFGLRLLIIAENTVYHVMERLSPYDYRGGFWNFYEYGGRPLFLAPASRSPMRIESGLTEFRGEVSAEAAGIIATLFVLSNLALRHDSDHLAEAYHRLAAYSKGHAEASAIFAAID, from the coding sequence ATGACCCTTCAAGCCACTGCCCGCCAGACCGCAACGATCGTAGCGGACGATTGCCGCGAAACCTTCCTGCCGACCCTGTTCGGCCTGCGGCTCCTCATCATCGCGGAAAACACCGTCTATCATGTGATGGAGCGGCTCAGCCCCTATGACTATCGCGGGGGCTTCTGGAATTTCTACGAGTATGGGGGCCGCCCGCTGTTCCTCGCCCCCGCGTCGCGATCGCCCATGCGGATCGAAAGCGGGCTCACCGAGTTTCGCGGCGAGGTGTCGGCCGAGGCCGCCGGCATCATCGCGACCCTCTTCGTCCTCTCGAACCTCGCGCTGCGCCACGATTCCGACCATCTGGCGGAAGCCTACCATCGCCTCGCAGCCTATTCGAAGGGACATGCCGAAGCTTCGGCTATCTTCGCGGCGATCGACTGA
- a CDS encoding DUF6117 family protein: MAIPDHARTNFNTLLRAAGDGNLALMECLDAVTGERRYVLCAVGRAEDGDFVMTPFGHLADGNPYDAYLPPDPDDPDGFIARSGEGAAS; encoded by the coding sequence ATGGCCATTCCCGATCACGCCCGCACCAACTTCAACACGCTTCTCCGCGCCGCCGGCGACGGCAATCTCGCACTCATGGAGTGCCTGGATGCCGTCACCGGCGAGCGCCGTTACGTCCTTTGCGCCGTCGGCCGCGCGGAGGACGGCGATTTCGTCATGACGCCCTTCGGCCATCTGGCCGATGGCAATCCCTACGACGCCTACCTGCCGCCCGATCCCGACGATCCGGACGGCTTCATCGCCAGGTCGGGCGAGGGAGCCGCGTCATGA
- a CDS encoding chromosome partitioning protein ParB, with protein MARAAKKKPALAMIEFSRSRDIPFNRIHLSNDNVREVDADAGLDELEFDVERREDLILGINVRAVLDADGNETGDFETPAGGRRYRVIARLVAKGRFPEDGLVPCLVKKANAKTSAVDDSLAENTFRVGLHPLDQFRAFKRMVDGGMTHEEVASAYFTTTRYVEQRLVLAKVSPKLHEVYAANGMTLRTLEAFTAHPDHERQEQVWDAVRQSHNKEPWQIREMLTETEVPASDKRARFVGLDAYLAASGSLLPRYLFDDDEEGWLEDVPLLDRLVGEKLKAAADAVAAEGWKWVEADLELPYGYDHGLRGVVGTPAELSKKERREREKLRSQQERLEAKYPADQELPEDIDRRLGEIERQLEAFERRPTVYDPVEIAIAGAFVTVDEDGELVVNRGWVRPEDEPVETVDTEGVEPDAGIDGEDDDDLSPEGPRTVIAVNGRPVEPEEDVDVIRPLPEKLVIELSAHRTIALRNAVGSNPHVAMTALLHKLARDAFRRSTHGATVQVSVHEVFCGNQGTDLKTTPYAKAVDKRHAAWKAKVPTDDDALWDWLVALDDENRMALLAHCMSLGINALYERPNPMSATGISERQLQARMAEADRLARVTGLDMAEAGFRPTVANYFGRVTKQRILEAIAEAVGESTANLLDNQKKDKMWMASEAEERLANTGWLPEPLRLASEEPAIEGAAEEDEPDVALPDFLAGDDEAPEAGTGEDPAVLVAAE; from the coding sequence ATGGCCCGAGCTGCCAAGAAGAAGCCCGCCCTCGCGATGATCGAGTTCTCGCGGTCGCGCGACATTCCCTTCAACCGCATCCATCTGTCGAACGACAATGTTCGCGAAGTCGACGCCGATGCGGGCCTCGATGAGCTTGAGTTCGATGTCGAGCGCCGCGAGGACCTGATCCTCGGCATCAATGTCCGCGCCGTTCTCGACGCCGACGGCAACGAGACCGGCGATTTCGAGACCCCGGCCGGCGGTCGCCGCTACCGCGTCATCGCCCGCCTGGTGGCAAAGGGTCGCTTCCCCGAGGACGGCCTGGTCCCCTGCCTCGTCAAGAAGGCCAATGCCAAGACCTCGGCCGTCGACGACTCGCTGGCCGAGAACACCTTCCGCGTCGGGCTGCATCCGCTCGACCAGTTCCGCGCCTTCAAGCGGATGGTGGATGGCGGCATGACCCACGAGGAGGTCGCCAGCGCCTACTTCACGACGACGCGCTATGTCGAGCAGCGCCTGGTGCTCGCCAAGGTCTCGCCCAAGCTGCACGAGGTCTATGCCGCGAACGGCATGACGCTCCGGACGCTGGAGGCGTTCACCGCCCATCCCGATCACGAACGCCAGGAGCAGGTTTGGGATGCCGTCCGGCAGTCCCACAACAAGGAGCCCTGGCAGATCCGGGAAATGCTCACCGAGACCGAGGTTCCCGCATCCGACAAGCGTGCGCGCTTCGTCGGCCTCGACGCCTATCTGGCGGCGAGCGGGTCTCTCCTGCCGCGCTATCTCTTCGACGATGACGAGGAGGGATGGCTGGAAGACGTGCCGCTTCTCGACCGGCTGGTCGGGGAGAAGCTGAAGGCGGCCGCGGATGCTGTGGCCGCCGAAGGCTGGAAGTGGGTCGAAGCAGACCTCGAACTTCCCTACGGCTATGACCACGGCCTGCGCGGCGTCGTCGGCACGCCGGCGGAACTGTCCAAGAAGGAGCGGCGCGAACGCGAGAAGCTGCGCAGCCAGCAGGAGCGGCTTGAGGCCAAGTACCCGGCCGATCAGGAGCTGCCCGAGGACATCGACCGGCGCCTAGGCGAGATCGAAAGGCAGCTCGAAGCCTTCGAGCGCCGCCCGACCGTCTATGATCCGGTCGAGATCGCCATCGCCGGCGCTTTCGTCACCGTCGACGAGGACGGCGAGCTTGTCGTCAATCGCGGCTGGGTGCGCCCCGAGGACGAGCCGGTCGAGACCGTCGACACCGAAGGCGTCGAGCCGGATGCCGGTATCGACGGCGAGGACGATGACGATCTCTCGCCCGAGGGACCGCGCACCGTCATCGCCGTCAACGGCCGGCCGGTCGAGCCAGAGGAGGACGTGGACGTCATCCGGCCGCTCCCCGAAAAGCTGGTGATCGAGCTGTCGGCGCATCGTACCATCGCGCTGCGCAACGCGGTCGGCAGCAATCCCCATGTCGCCATGACGGCGCTGCTGCACAAGCTCGCCCGCGACGCCTTCAGGCGATCCACCCATGGCGCGACCGTCCAGGTCTCGGTTCACGAGGTCTTTTGCGGCAATCAGGGAACCGACCTGAAGACCACGCCCTATGCGAAGGCCGTGGACAAGCGCCACGCCGCATGGAAGGCCAAGGTGCCGACCGACGACGATGCGCTCTGGGACTGGCTCGTTGCGCTCGACGACGAGAACCGCATGGCGCTGCTGGCGCATTGCATGTCTCTCGGGATCAACGCGCTCTACGAGCGGCCCAATCCCATGAGCGCCACCGGCATCTCCGAAAGGCAGCTCCAGGCGCGCATGGCGGAAGCCGACCGCCTGGCCCGCGTGACCGGCCTCGACATGGCGGAGGCCGGATTCCGGCCGACCGTCGCGAACTACTTCGGTCGCGTGACCAAGCAGCGCATCCTCGAAGCCATCGCCGAGGCCGTCGGCGAGAGCACCGCCAATCTCCTCGACAACCAGAAGAAGGACAAGATGTGGATGGCGTCCGAGGCGGAGGAGCGGCTGGCGAATACCGGCTGGCTCCCGGAACCGCTGCGTCTCGCCAGCGAAGAGCCCGCGATCGAGGGTGCAGCCGAAGAGGACGAGCCCGACGTGGCGCTTCCCGACTTCCTCGCCGGCGACGACGAGGCCCCCGAAGCCGGCACCGGCGAAGATCCGGCGGTGCTCGTCGCCGCCGAATAG
- a CDS encoding ArdC family protein, producing the protein MSRRDRTPRAGSDRTNLYDEITGKIIAELEVGRFPWVQPWGTASAKAPLGLPRNAATGRSYSGINILILWGAVVQHGFPGQGWLTYRQAAALGGNVRKGEQGTTVVYADRFVPEDEKRRARETGEEAQAIPFLKRFTVFNAAQCERLPDDITVAVPPPPPGLIEPRVEALIRATGVDFRIGGDRAFYVPADDYVVVPPPQAYFEPINWHRTALHELGHASGHRSRLNRDFSSSFGTKKYAFEELIAEMSAAFCCASLGIVPTVRHADYIGSWLDVLREDSRAVVRAASQASKAADWILSFAPDDGLRPVEAEPDRRAA; encoded by the coding sequence ATGTCCAGACGTGACCGCACCCCTCGCGCCGGCTCGGACCGGACGAACCTCTATGACGAGATCACCGGCAAGATCATCGCCGAGCTCGAGGTCGGCCGCTTCCCCTGGGTCCAGCCCTGGGGCACGGCGTCGGCGAAAGCGCCGCTCGGCCTGCCGAGGAACGCCGCCACCGGCCGCAGCTACAGCGGCATCAACATCCTGATCCTCTGGGGCGCCGTCGTGCAGCACGGTTTTCCCGGTCAGGGCTGGCTCACCTACAGGCAGGCCGCCGCGCTCGGCGGCAATGTCCGCAAGGGCGAGCAGGGCACCACCGTCGTCTATGCCGACCGCTTCGTCCCAGAGGACGAGAAGCGCCGGGCGCGCGAGACCGGCGAGGAAGCCCAGGCCATCCCCTTCCTCAAGCGCTTCACCGTCTTCAATGCAGCGCAATGCGAACGGCTGCCCGACGACATCACCGTCGCGGTTCCGCCGCCGCCCCCCGGCCTGATCGAGCCGAGGGTCGAGGCGCTGATCAGGGCGACGGGCGTCGACTTCCGCATCGGCGGCGACAGGGCATTCTATGTACCGGCCGACGACTATGTGGTCGTGCCGCCGCCGCAAGCCTATTTCGAGCCGATCAACTGGCACCGGACGGCCCTGCACGAGCTGGGTCACGCCAGCGGCCATCGCAGCCGGCTGAACCGCGATTTCTCCTCCTCCTTCGGCACGAAGAAATATGCCTTCGAGGAACTGATCGCCGAGATGAGCGCCGCATTCTGCTGCGCGTCGCTCGGCATCGTCCCGACCGTGCGCCATGCCGACTATATCGGCTCCTGGCTCGACGTGCTGCGCGAGGATTCCCGCGCCGTGGTCCGCGCCGCCAGCCAGGCCAGCAAGGCGGCCGACTGGATATTGTCCTTCGCCCCCGATGACGGGCTGCGCCCGGTGGAGGCCGAGCCTGACAGGCGGGCGGCGTGA
- a CDS encoding SOS response-associated peptidase, whose translation MCNAYEQHVKWVEYCRMMQALELGIPTQQSDLDLPEHDDIRINQMGPVMRATANDREVELERMNFGLPSNRPEGGPVFNFRSEGRDFSNTHRCLVPASAFFEFTGTKYPKTKHRFTLNGAPFLAVAGIWREAQGNHPASFAMLTTDPGPDVKPIHDRQIVVLRPEDWAAWLWLTKPEAELLRPLEQVSLSVETVRKGAD comes from the coding sequence ATGTGCAACGCCTATGAACAGCATGTGAAATGGGTCGAGTATTGCAGGATGATGCAGGCGCTGGAGCTTGGGATTCCGACGCAACAAAGCGACCTTGACCTTCCCGAACATGACGACATCCGCATCAACCAGATGGGTCCGGTGATGCGGGCGACGGCGAACGACCGCGAGGTCGAGCTGGAGCGGATGAATTTCGGATTGCCGTCGAACCGGCCCGAGGGCGGCCCGGTGTTCAACTTCCGCTCGGAAGGGCGCGATTTCTCCAACACCCATCGCTGCCTCGTCCCGGCCTCGGCCTTCTTCGAGTTCACCGGCACGAAATATCCGAAGACCAAGCACCGCTTTACGCTGAACGGAGCGCCCTTCCTTGCCGTCGCCGGCATCTGGCGCGAGGCGCAGGGCAATCACCCGGCCTCCTTCGCCATGCTGACGACCGATCCCGGTCCCGACGTGAAGCCGATCCACGACCGGCAGATCGTGGTGCTGCGGCCGGAAGATTGGGCGGCCTGGCTATGGCTGACGAAACCGGAGGCCGAGTTATTACGGCCGCTGGAGCAAGTCTCCCTCTCGGTCGAGACGGTGCGGAAGGGTGCCGACTAG
- a CDS encoding ATP-binding cassette domain-containing protein: MTRHGFTSTTRHVIASRAGYRCSYPGCQKLTLGPAVAPDQYEDTGFASHIHAASLRGPRGQGGLKPAQLKHASNGIWMCGAHENLIDKKSGVRFPVNVLQSWKALHEYRTSFEHSGNQAAFGFVRTLRLERSPLFTPGTQIDFAKTTFLIGPNGSGKSAICEWVSILEASDNIRRWLANNNVHYDIIFDAPAEHRLSVQTEGILTLDLDGKTVSRNHARSSAVYLSGRGDNRIVCDLRRIMDLLQIDEFALRSLGTRVSGDFVKKVEFVQRTQQEDDEDELQRDDLDAPVYVLESHLTNGRVMRFEQLSGGERGRVLLELAMALAREGTQFGPTLLLVELKSLGMDWGAIQPYLDFFGSPECLYQTVLTSWELPSDVEMLGWQIYMVDGRPGEKGTVVASPRA, from the coding sequence GTGACGCGGCACGGTTTTACATCAACGACGCGCCATGTCATCGCTTCCAGGGCAGGCTATCGTTGTTCCTATCCGGGCTGCCAGAAGTTGACCCTCGGGCCAGCGGTCGCACCTGACCAGTACGAGGACACCGGCTTCGCCAGCCATATTCACGCCGCCTCTCTTCGTGGCCCCCGTGGGCAGGGCGGGCTAAAGCCTGCGCAACTAAAACACGCATCCAATGGTATTTGGATGTGCGGAGCGCACGAGAACCTGATCGACAAGAAAAGCGGCGTGCGCTTTCCCGTCAATGTGTTGCAGAGCTGGAAAGCGCTCCACGAATACCGCACATCGTTTGAACATAGCGGAAATCAGGCAGCTTTCGGATTCGTGCGAACTCTAAGGCTTGAGCGTTCACCGCTCTTCACGCCCGGCACGCAGATCGATTTCGCCAAGACCACATTTCTAATCGGGCCTAATGGCAGTGGCAAATCCGCTATTTGCGAGTGGGTGAGCATACTTGAGGCGAGTGACAATATCCGGCGTTGGCTCGCAAACAACAACGTCCACTACGATATCATATTCGACGCCCCCGCCGAACATCGGCTCTCCGTTCAAACAGAAGGCATCCTCACTCTAGACCTTGATGGAAAAACGGTTAGCCGAAACCACGCCCGATCAAGCGCGGTTTATCTAAGCGGACGCGGTGACAACCGCATTGTGTGCGATCTTCGTCGAATCATGGACTTGCTCCAGATTGATGAGTTCGCGTTGCGCAGCTTGGGCACTCGCGTATCCGGTGATTTCGTAAAGAAAGTGGAATTTGTCCAGCGGACGCAGCAGGAAGACGACGAGGACGAGCTTCAGAGAGATGATCTTGACGCACCTGTCTACGTGTTGGAAAGTCATCTGACCAATGGTCGAGTGATGAGGTTCGAGCAATTATCGGGTGGCGAAAGGGGGCGCGTTCTACTTGAACTCGCGATGGCGCTAGCCCGTGAAGGAACCCAATTCGGGCCGACGCTGCTATTGGTCGAGCTTAAGTCGCTTGGAATGGATTGGGGTGCTATCCAGCCCTATTTGGACTTCTTCGGCAGTCCCGAGTGCCTATACCAAACTGTCTTGACATCTTGGGAACTACCCAGCGACGTCGAGATGCTCGGCTGGCAGATCTACATGGTGGACGGACGACCAGGAGAGAAAGGGACAGTAGTCGCATCACCGCGTGCGTGA